One Spinacia oleracea cultivar Varoflay chromosome 4, BTI_SOV_V1, whole genome shotgun sequence DNA segment encodes these proteins:
- the LOC110789569 gene encoding protein DETOXIFICATION 47, chloroplastic: protein MQFKAITPFSPLILIKPTIITVNPTSNHFPSSHFRPKPCQIPLKLPTFTHKILHISQKLHCITPAHVPESEIRDDDDEEENPELVDPISGNSTNQSSSLWDQMIEIIKFSGPATGLWICGPLMSLIDTAVIGQGSSIELAALGPGTVLCDYMSYVFMFLSIATSNMVATSLARQDEKQVQHQISILLFVGLVCGVSMLGFTKLFGSWALTGFAGTKNVHIVPAANTYVQIRALAWPAILVGWVAQSASLGMKDSMGPLKALVVASVINGVGDIVLCMFLGYGIAGAAWATAISQIVAAYTMIDALNKKGYNGYSIAAPSLSELQEIFAIAAPIFITIVSKVSFYSLIVYCATSMGTQTIAAHQVLSQIFHMCAVWGEPLSQTAQSFMPELLYGVDRSLVKARDLLKSLLIIGTSVGLVLGIVATSIPFLAPQFFTPDPAVIAEMQKVCVPFFLSLCVTPCILSCEGTLLAGRDLKFISTSMSGCFVLGSLVLLLVRSQGYGLAGCWTALVGFQWARFFIALQRLLSPSGVLFSEDLLRFKLAELKAA, encoded by the exons ATGCAATTCAAAGCCATAACTCCATTTTCCCCCCTAATTCTAATCAAACCCACCATTATTACTGTTAATCCTACCTCTAACCACTTCCCCTCCTCGCATTTCCGCCCAAAACCCTGTCAAATTCCACTAAAGTTACCGACTTTCACTCATAAAATTCTACACATTTCCCAAAAACTTCACTGTATCACCCCTGCTCATGTTCCAGAATCTGAAATcagggatgatgatgatgaagaagaaaaCCCTGAATTGGTGGACCCCATAAGTGGGAATTCCACCAATCAAAGCTCAAGCCTATGGGATCAAATGATTGAGATTATCAAGTTTTCTGGGCCTGCTACTGGCCTTTGGATTTGTGGACCTTTGATGAGTCTCATTGATACTGCTGTTATTGGGCAAGGCAGCTCCATTGAACTTGCTGCTTTAG GTCCTGGAACTGTTCTCTGTGATTATATGAGTTATGTGTTTATGTTTCTTTCAATTGCCACTTCCAATATGGTTGCCACTTCACTTGCTAGACAG GATGAGAAGCAAGTGCAACACCAGATATCAATCTTGTTGTTTGTGGGTTTAGTTTGTGGAGTGTCAATGCTTGGATTTACGAAATTGTTTGGTTCATGGGCTTTAACTG GTTTTGCTGGAACTAAGAATGTGCACATTGTGCCTGCTGCAAATACTTATGTTCAG ATTCGAGCTTTAGCGTGGCCTGCTATTCTTGTGGGATGGGTTGCTCAGAGTGCAAG TCTGGGCATGAAAGATTCAATGGGACCTTTGAAGGCCTTGGTAGTTGCGAGTGTTATAAATGGCGTTGGTGATATAGTACTCTGCATGTTCCTGGGCTACGGGATTGCTGGTGCAGCATGGGCAACTGCAATATCACAA ATTGTTGCAGCCTACACAATGATTGATGCTTTAAATAAAAAAGGATACAATGGGTATTCCATTGCAGCTCCTTCACTATCTGAACTTCAAGAAATATTCGCAATTGCTGCCCCGATATTTATAACTATAGTTTCAAAG GTGTCCTTTTACTCTCTGATAGTCTATTGCGCTACTTCCATGGGAACACAAACAATCGCTGCTCATCAG GTCTTGTCTCAAATATTCCACATGTGTGCAGTATGGGGTGAACCCCTTTCCCAGACTGCACAGTCATTTATGCCAGAGCTGCTGTATGGAGTAGACCGAAGCTTAGTAAAG GCTCGAGATCTGCTGAAGTCTCTTTTGATTATAGGGACTTCTGTGGGACTTGTTTTAGGAATAGTTGCAACATCCATTCCTTTCTTGGCTCCCCAATTCTTTACTCCTGATCCTGCAGTTATAGCAGAG ATGCAAAAAGTTTGTGTcccattctttctctctttatgTGTGACCCCTTGTATACTCAGCTGTGAAGGAACATTGCTG GCTGGAAGAGACCTTAAATTCATTAGTACGTCAATGAGCGGATGTTTTGTCTTGGGGTCCCTTGTATTGCTG CTTGTGAGAAGTCAAGGATATGGTTTAGCAGGCTGTTGGACTGCTCTAGTTGGATTTCAATGG GCACGATTCTTTATTGCTCTTCAGCGCCTTCTTTCTCCGAGTGGGGTACTGTTTTCAGAGGACCTTCTCCGTTTCAAATTGGCTGAGCTAAAAGCAGCTTAG
- the LOC110789551 gene encoding protein ANTAGONIST OF LIKE HETEROCHROMATIN PROTEIN 1-like: protein MDSRQLAALLSSLISQLTLLILLLYPSSPISSNSDSHPHSPDFHTLFSLLHHFLSSSDVAATICRKRRRTHVSDHDSDPESLSGHSKLGRLARVNSALVKDPGSFRAFFKMTPSTFEWLSGLLEPLLECRDPVGPPLNLSAELRLGIGLYRLSTGSDYSEIAHRFGVTDRVAKFCSKQLCRVLCTNFRFWVGFPNSLELDSVSQKFENITGLPNCCGVISCTRFKVKEESIAAQIVVDSSCRILSIVVGFHGDKSNTRVLRSTSLFKDIQGGKLLNSNPNQIGGVNNPIPQYLVGTNNEYPLLPWLMIPYNDPIPGSNEERFNAALEVPRISMFKTVASLKNWGILSKPIQEEFRNAVAYVGACAILHNALLLREDYSGLCDQIEDYELIDHGLIHRDCSIMEDINIHGCVVRSALATKVNNFQ, encoded by the coding sequence ATGGATTCTCGACAATTAGCAGCTCTACTCTCCTCTCTAATCTCTCAACTCACCCTCTTAATCCTCCTCCTGTACCCCTCCTCTCCCATTTCCTCTAATTCCGACTCCCACCCCCATTCCCCTGATTTCCAtacccttttctctctccttcaccaCTTTCTCTCCTCCTCGGACGTCGCCGCTACTATCTGCCGCAAACGGAGGCGTACCCACGTCTCCGATCACGATTCTGACCCGGAATCCCTTTCTGGGCACTCCAAACTCGGTCGCCTCGCCCGAGTCAACTCGGCCCTCGTTAAGGACCCTGGTTCATTCCGGGCCTTCTTCAAGATGACGCCCTCCACCTTCGAGTGGCTGTCCGGTTTGCTCGAGCCGCTTCTTGAGTGCCGCGACCCGGTGGGACCTCCCCTGAATTTATCGGCTGAGTTACGACTCGGAATTGGGCTGTACAGGTTGTCAACCGGGTCGGACTATTCAGAGATCGCGCACCGGTTCGGGGTCACAGACCGAGTTGCCAAATTCTGCTCCAAGCAACTATGCAGGGTATTGTGTACCAATTTCAGATTCTGGGTCGGGTTCCCAAACTCGTTGGAGTTGGACTCGGTGTCCCAAAAATTTGAGAACATAACAGGGTTACCTAACTGCTGTGGAGTGATCAGTTGTACAAGGTTTAAGGTAAAAGAAGAGAGCATAGCTGCCCAAATCGTGGTCGACTCGTCGTGTCGAATTTTAAGCATTGTGGTAGGATTCCATGGTGACAAAAGCAACACAAGGGTGTTAAGATCAACAAGTTTGTTCAAAGACATACAAGGAGGGAAATTGTTGAACTCAAACCCTAATCAAATTGGAGGAGTTAATAATCCTATACCTCAATATTTAGTAGGAACAAATAATGAATACCCTTTACTACCTTGGCTAATGATCCCATATAATGACCCAATACCAGGATCAAATGAGGAGAGATTCAATGCGGCCCTTGAAGTACCGCGAATTTCGATGTTTAAAACGGTTGCTAGCTTGAAGAATTGGGGTATATTGAGCAAGCCAATTCAGGAGGAATTTAGGAATGCTGTTGCATATGTTGGTGCTTGTGCTATACTTCATAATGCTTTGTTATTAAGGGAGGATTATTCAGGCTTATGTGATCAAATAGAGGATTATGAACTTATTGATCATGGGTTAATTCATAGAGATTGCTCTATAATGGAAGATATTAATATTCATGGGTGTGTTGTTAGAAGTGCATTGGCAACAAAAGTTAACAACTTTCAGTGA